Genomic window (Clostridia bacterium):
CGCGGACTGGATCAGCTCCACAGCGGTCTGGGCCGTCCGGTTGCCGAGGTCGAGGATCGGGTTCACCTCGACGAACTCCAGCGAGCGCGCCAGGCCGGACTCGGCCACGAGCTCAAGGGCGAGGTGCGCCTCGCGGTACGTGATGCCGCCCGGCACCGGCGTGCCCACGCCGGGCGCGATGTGCGGATCGAGGACGTCGAGGTCGAACGACACGTGCAAGCCCAGCCGTCCTCCGCCCGACGCGATCTCGATGGCGCGACGCATCACGTTCGCGAAGCCGCGCTCGTCGATGTCCTTCATCGTGAACACCGTCACCGTCGACGCCCGCAGCAGCTCGCGCTCCAACGGATCGATGCTGCGCGCCCCGACGATGACCACGTGCTCGTCGCGCACCTTGGGGCCGGGCCGACCGATGTCGACCAGCCTTGGATGGCCGCGGCCGGTGGACGCGGCGAGCGGCATGCCGTGGATGTTGCCACTTGGAGAGGTTTCCGGCGTGTTGAAGTCCGCGTGGGCGTCGATCCAGACGACGCCGATCTCCGAACCCGCGATCGCGTGACCCGCGATGGTCCCCATGGCGATGCTGTGGTCGCCGCCCAGGACGAGGGGCAGGTGTCCCGAACGCAGCGAGTCCGCCACGCGGCGCGCGAGTTCTTCACAGGCGGCGGCGATCTCATCAAGGAACTTGATCGACGGGCCGGCCTGCCGCGTCTCCGGCACCGGCACCTCGATGTTTCCCAGATCCCGCACCGCGGGCACGAGCCCGGCGATGCTCTCGCTCAGCCGCGCGTACCGGATGGCGCTCGGACCCATGTCGGTGCCGCGGCGGCTCGCGCCGAGGTCGAGCGGCACGCCG
Coding sequences:
- the rocF gene encoding arginase — encoded protein: MADKPIDIIGVPLDLGASRRGTDMGPSAIRYARLSESIAGLVPAVRDLGNIEVPVPETRQAGPSIKFLDEIAAACEELARRVADSLRSGHLPLVLGGDHSIAMGTIAGHAIAGSEIGVVWIDAHADFNTPETSPSGNIHGMPLAASTGRGHPRLVDIGRPGPKVRDEHVVIVGARSIDPLERELLRASTVTVFTMKDIDERGFANVMRRAIEIASGGGRLGLHVSFDLDVLDPHIAPGVGTPVPGGITYREAHLALELVAESGLARSLEFVEVNPILDLGNRTAQTAVELIQSALGKRIL